One Anas platyrhynchos isolate ZD024472 breed Pekin duck chromosome 10, IASCAAS_PekinDuck_T2T, whole genome shotgun sequence genomic window carries:
- the LOC140003354 gene encoding ATPase family AAA domain-containing protein 2-like encodes MLSIVSTLLTLMDGTDNRGEIVVIGATNRLDSIDPALRRPGRFGREFLFNLPNKEARKEIFKIHTRDWTPKPPDMLLDELAEKCIGYCGADIKSLCTEAALCSLRRCSPQIYASREKLLLDVNSIKIKAKDFFMALKKVVPASNRIVASPGQALSPIFKPLFKRSGANILQVVQKIFPHAPLALKEDRYSCSRSAFCEPTSRRPRLLIVGKEGYGQVSYVAPVVLHALEKFPVHTLDLSVLLTNVAPPEEICRQLIRNAQKTAPSIIYVPDIHLWWDNVGPALKLTFLTLTLPAFSPVLLLATSDVRHSDLPEEIQKLFNKEFGEVCNIELPGRAERAAFFEDLILNQVAKPPVKKTVDRTLEVLPVAPPAEPQKPQEEEVGMLEEEEEDALRELRIFLRDVTHRLATDRRFREFAKPVDPQKVPDYATRIKEPMDLSTGLTQIDSCQYPAAGDYLKDIDLICNNALEYYPDQRSTIKVCKISDCHRAYVLQDTAYSMVRNKMDTEFGRLCEQIKESREKRGTCFNAKDFKTCLCICN; translated from the exons atgct ttccattgtttcaactcttctgacgcttatggatggcacagataacagaggggagatcgtggtaatcggagctaccaacagactggattctatagatcctgctttacgaagaccaggacgctttggcagagagttcctcttcaacttgccaaataaagag gctagaaaagaaattttcaagattcatactcgtgactggacccctaagccaccggacatgttgcttgatgaactagctgagaaatgcattg gatactgtggtgcagatatcaaatctttatgtactgaagctgcgctgtgctctctacgtcgatgctctcctcagatttatgcaagtagggagaagttgctactagacgttaattctattaaaataaaagcaaaggactttttcatggctctgaagaaggttgttccggcatcaaacaggatcgtggcttcacccggacaagcactatcacccattttcaagccactttttaaaagatcaggagcgaatattttacaagttgtgcagaagatcttcccgcatgcaccgctcgcactaaaggaggaccga tactcttgttctaggagtgctttctgtgaaccaacatcacgccggccccgtctgctaatagtaggaaaagaagggtacggccaggtttcttacgtggcacccgtggtgttgcacgctttggagaagtttcctgttcacaccctggacctttctgttctgcttacaaacgttgcaccgccagaagagatctgcagacag ctgatccgaaatgctcagaagacagcaccaagcataatttatgtcccagatatccatttatggtgggacaacgttggacctgccttgaaacttacttttctaactctaactcttccagcattttcgcctgttttgctgcttgctacgtctgatgtacgtcactcagatctcccagaagag atccaaaaattatttaataaggaatttggagaagtgtgcaatattgagttgcctggtagggcagagagagcagctttttttgaggacctaattctaaatcaagtggctaagcctcctgtaaagaaaacag ttgatcggacattggaagtcctgcctgtagcaccaccagctgagcctcagaagccacaagaggaagaagtagggatgctggaggaggaagaggaggatgccttgcgtgaacttagaattttcttgagggacgttactcacagacttgccactgacagacgtttcagggaatttgcaaagcccgttgacccacagaag gtacctgactatgccacaaggattaaagagccgATGGATCTTTCAACAGGTCTGACTCAAATTGACTCGTGCCAGTACCCCGCTGCAGGagactatctgaaggacatcgatctaatctgtaacaatgccttagagtactacccagatcaaagatctacaa ttaaagtctgtaaaatttcagattgtcacagagcctatgttttgcaagacactgcatattcaatggtgaggaacaaaatggatacagagtttggacgactttgtgaacaaattaaagaatctcgtgagaaaagaggtacgtgctttaacgctaaggattttaagacttgtctctgcatttgtaactga